From the genome of Ectobacillus sp. JY-23, one region includes:
- the aspS gene encoding aspartate--tRNA ligase, with protein MAERTHYCGEVTLQEAGSTVQLKGWVQKRRDLGGLIFIDLRDRTGIVQVVFTPETSAEALKLAEGIRNEYVLHVEGTVVERAEGQINKNLATGYIEVQATDIRILNTAKTPPFTIADKTDVSEDVRLKYRYLDLRRPAMLETFKLRHKVTKAMRDFLDREQFIEVETPILTKSTPEGARDYLVPSRVHPGEFYALPQSPQIFKQLLMVGGFERYYQVARCFRDEDLRADRQPEFTQIDIETSFLTQEEIIEMMEKMMSGVMRDAKGLEIALPFPRMTYDEAMSRYGSDKPDTRFGMELTNLSEFAVDCGFKVFTSAVEAGGQVKAINAKGAADKYSRKDIDALTEFVKIYGAKGLAWLKVEADGLKGPIAKFFGEEDSATIIRLLEAEIGDFLLFVADKKSVVADSLGALRLKLGKELALIDESKYNFLWVTDWPLLEYDEEQGRYFAAHHPFTMPFREDLPLLDTDPSQVRAQAYDLVLNGYELGGGSLRIYERDVQEKMFRVLGFSQEEAQEQFGFLLEAFDYGTPPHGGIALGLDRLVMLLAGRTNLRDTIAFPKTASASCLLTDAPGEVAIAQLDELHLQLKITKE; from the coding sequence ATGGCTGAGAGAACGCATTATTGCGGGGAAGTAACATTGCAAGAAGCAGGAAGTACAGTACAGCTAAAGGGCTGGGTGCAAAAGCGCCGTGACCTGGGCGGACTTATTTTTATCGACTTGCGCGACCGTACAGGGATTGTACAGGTTGTATTTACACCGGAAACATCAGCAGAAGCATTAAAGCTGGCGGAAGGAATTCGTAATGAATATGTGTTGCACGTAGAAGGTACAGTTGTTGAGCGAGCAGAAGGGCAAATCAACAAAAACTTAGCAACAGGGTACATTGAAGTACAAGCTACAGATATTCGTATTTTAAATACAGCCAAAACACCGCCTTTTACAATTGCAGATAAAACAGATGTGTCTGAAGATGTGCGCTTAAAATATCGTTATTTAGATTTGCGTCGCCCAGCTATGCTGGAGACGTTTAAGCTTCGTCATAAAGTAACGAAAGCAATGCGTGACTTCTTGGACAGAGAACAGTTTATTGAAGTAGAAACACCAATTTTAACAAAAAGTACACCGGAAGGAGCGCGTGACTACTTGGTGCCAAGCCGCGTACATCCAGGTGAATTTTACGCATTGCCGCAATCGCCGCAAATTTTTAAACAGTTGTTGATGGTTGGCGGCTTCGAGCGTTATTATCAGGTAGCTCGTTGTTTCCGTGACGAAGACTTGCGTGCAGACCGTCAGCCGGAATTTACACAAATCGATATTGAAACATCCTTCTTGACCCAGGAAGAAATTATTGAAATGATGGAAAAAATGATGAGCGGTGTTATGCGTGATGCGAAAGGCTTGGAAATAGCATTGCCATTCCCGCGTATGACATACGATGAGGCAATGAGCCGTTATGGTTCTGACAAACCTGATACACGTTTTGGAATGGAGCTAACAAATCTATCTGAATTTGCGGTGGACTGTGGATTCAAGGTATTCACAAGTGCGGTAGAAGCCGGTGGTCAAGTAAAAGCGATCAATGCTAAAGGTGCTGCTGATAAGTATTCCCGTAAAGATATTGATGCGTTAACTGAGTTTGTGAAAATTTACGGCGCCAAAGGTCTTGCTTGGCTGAAAGTAGAGGCTGATGGACTAAAAGGTCCAATTGCGAAGTTTTTCGGTGAAGAAGACAGTGCAACAATCATTCGTTTGTTAGAAGCAGAAATTGGCGACTTTCTTCTATTCGTTGCTGATAAGAAAAGTGTAGTAGCGGATAGCTTAGGGGCACTTCGTTTAAAACTTGGTAAAGAGCTGGCTCTTATTGACGAAAGCAAGTACAATTTCTTATGGGTAACAGATTGGCCGCTTCTTGAGTATGACGAGGAACAAGGTCGTTATTTCGCAGCGCATCACCCATTCACGATGCCATTCCGTGAAGATTTGCCGCTTCTTGATACAGATCCAAGTCAAGTGCGTGCACAAGCATATGACCTTGTATTAAATGGGTATGAGCTGGGCGGCGGTTCTTTACGGATTTATGAGCGTGATGTACAAGAGAAGATGTTCCGTGTTCTTGGTTTCTCACAAGAAGAAGCACAGGAGCAATTCGGCTTCTTGCTTGAAGCATTTGACTACGGTACACCACCACATGGCGGAATTGCATTGGGATTGGACCGCTTAGTGATGTTGCTTGCAGGGCGTACAAACCTTCGTGATACGATTGCATTCCCGAAAACAGCAAGCGCAAGCTGCTTGTTGACGGATGCACCAGGTGAAGTCGCAATAGCGCAGCTTGATGAATTGCATCTGCAGTTAAAAATCACAAAAGAATAA
- the hisS gene encoding histidine--tRNA ligase: MSIQIPRGTQDIRPGTVELWQYIEEQARDICRRYNYKEIRTPIFEHTDLFLRGVGDTTDIVQKEMYTFTDRGERSLTLRPEGTAAVVRSYVENKMYGDATQPTKLFYIGPMFRYERPQSGRFRQFVQFGIEALGSNDPAIDAEVMALAMDFYKGLGLKHVKLVLNSLGDKESRQAHREALVNHFAPRIDEFCGDCQSRLHKNPLRILDCKKDRNHELMGTAPSITAYLNENSQAYYEKLQELLTMMDIPFEKDSNLVRGLDYYQHTVFEIMSEADGFGAITTLSGGGRYNGLVEEIGGPETPGIGFAMSIERLLMALEAEKVTLPVSFEMDCFVVALGEKAKDAAAKLVHDLRKAGLKAEKDYLDRKIKAQFKAADRSEAKYVAVLGENELEQGIINVKDMSTGDQTEIALDTFVTYIAEKVQ, from the coding sequence ATGTCTATTCAAATTCCAAGGGGAACGCAGGATATACGTCCCGGTACGGTTGAGCTGTGGCAGTATATTGAGGAGCAGGCACGTGATATTTGCCGCCGTTATAACTATAAAGAAATTCGCACGCCGATTTTCGAACATACGGATTTGTTTTTACGCGGTGTTGGTGATACAACGGATATTGTTCAAAAGGAAATGTATACTTTTACAGATCGCGGTGAACGCAGTCTAACACTTCGTCCGGAAGGAACAGCGGCTGTGGTTCGTTCTTACGTTGAAAATAAAATGTACGGTGATGCAACCCAACCAACAAAGCTATTTTACATTGGACCGATGTTCCGTTATGAAAGACCGCAATCTGGTCGCTTTCGTCAGTTCGTGCAATTCGGTATTGAAGCGCTTGGTAGTAATGACCCAGCTATTGATGCAGAAGTAATGGCACTGGCAATGGATTTTTATAAAGGCCTAGGATTGAAGCATGTGAAGCTAGTATTAAACAGTCTTGGAGATAAAGAGAGTCGTCAAGCACATCGAGAAGCGCTCGTAAATCATTTTGCACCACGCATTGATGAGTTTTGCGGCGATTGTCAATCACGTTTACATAAAAATCCGCTTCGTATTTTGGATTGTAAGAAAGACCGCAATCATGAATTAATGGGTACAGCACCATCTATTACAGCGTATCTCAATGAAAACTCACAGGCTTATTACGAGAAGTTACAAGAGTTGCTGACCATGATGGATATTCCGTTTGAAAAGGATTCAAATCTTGTACGTGGCTTGGACTACTATCAGCACACTGTATTTGAAATCATGAGTGAGGCAGATGGATTTGGTGCCATCACAACGCTAAGCGGCGGTGGCCGTTATAATGGTCTTGTCGAAGAGATTGGGGGGCCTGAAACACCGGGTATTGGCTTTGCGATGAGTATTGAGCGTTTGCTGATGGCACTTGAAGCAGAGAAAGTTACCTTACCCGTTTCCTTTGAAATGGATTGCTTTGTGGTAGCTTTAGGTGAAAAAGCGAAAGATGCAGCAGCAAAGCTTGTACATGATTTGCGCAAGGCAGGCTTGAAGGCAGAGAAAGATTACCTAGATCGAAAAATTAAAGCCCAGTTTAAAGCAGCAGACCGTTCAGAAGCAAAATATGTAGCGGTATTAGGGGAAAATGAGCTAGAGCAAGGTATTATCAATGTAAAAGATATGAGCACCGGTGATCAAACAGAGATTGCCTTAGATACATTCGTTACGTATATAGCAGAGAAAGTACAATAA
- the dtd gene encoding D-aminoacyl-tRNA deacylase: MRVVVQRSKEASVKVDGNVVGSIPFGLTLLVGITHEDQEKDATYVAEKIANLRIFEDESGKMNTSVKDKGGAILSISQFTLYGDCRKGRRPNFMEAARPEHAKRLYDVFNEELKKQGLHVETGEFGAMMNVQLINDGPVTLIVESN; this comes from the coding sequence ATGAGAGTTGTTGTACAGCGTTCCAAAGAAGCATCTGTAAAAGTAGATGGAAATGTGGTAGGGAGCATTCCGTTTGGTTTGACACTGCTGGTCGGGATAACACATGAAGACCAAGAAAAAGATGCGACTTATGTGGCAGAAAAAATTGCAAACTTGCGCATCTTTGAGGACGAAAGCGGCAAGATGAATACATCTGTGAAAGACAAGGGCGGGGCTATTTTATCTATTTCTCAATTTACCCTGTACGGAGATTGTAGAAAGGGAAGACGACCGAACTTTATGGAAGCCGCAAGGCCGGAGCATGCTAAGCGTCTGTATGATGTCTTTAATGAGGAACTTAAAAAGCAAGGGCTTCATGTGGAAACAGGGGAGTTTGGTGCCATGATGAATGTACAACTCATCAATGATGGCCCTGTGACACTTATTGTGGAAAGTAACTAA
- a CDS encoding bifunctional (p)ppGpp synthetase/guanosine-3',5'-bis(diphosphate) 3'-pyrophosphohydrolase, translated as MANEQVLTAEQVLEKARTYLTDKDAEIVERAYEFAYEAHREQYRKSGEPYIIHPIQVAGILVDLKMDPATVSAGFLHDVVEDTDVTLEDMERAFNQEIAMLVDGVTKLGKIKYKSHEEQQAENHRKMFVAMAKDIRVILIKLADRLHNMRTLKHLPLEKQQRIATETLEIFAPLAHRLGINTIKWELEDTSLRYLNPQQYYRIVNLMKRKRAEREEYLETVMKDIREKLDDVSIHSDMSGRPKHIYSIYRKMVMQNKQFNEIYDLLAVRVVVNSIKDCYAVLGIIHTCWKPMPGRFKDYIAMPKANLYQSLHTTVIGPKGDPLEVQIRTKEMHRIAEYGIAAHWAYKEGAEVAPENAPLEKKLAWFRQIVEWQKDASNAEEFMESLKIDLFSDMVFVFTPKGDVIELPLGSVPIDFAYRIHSEIGSKTIGAKINGKMVPLDYKLKTGDIVEILTSKHSYGPSQDWVKLAQTSHAKNKIRQFFKKQRREENIEKGKELIEKELRNLDYDLKEILSADNLKRVADKFNFPNDEEMYAAVGYNGITAAQIVTRLTDKFRKKREEEQLLEETMTEVRKPMKIRRRDSGIKVSGVDNLLIRVSKCCNPVPGDDIVGYITKGRGVSIHRSDCVNIHTEEAKERLLDVEWENDPQKELEYNVDIEISGYDRRGLLNEVLQAVNETKTYISAVSGRSDRNKMATIHMSISIQNVHHLQKVVERIKRVHDIYAVRRLMH; from the coding sequence ATGGCGAATGAACAAGTGCTTACAGCAGAACAGGTGCTGGAAAAAGCAAGAACGTACTTAACAGATAAAGACGCGGAGATTGTGGAACGTGCCTATGAATTTGCGTATGAGGCACATCGTGAACAATATAGAAAATCAGGTGAACCATATATTATTCATCCCATTCAAGTTGCAGGGATCCTTGTCGATTTAAAAATGGATCCAGCCACAGTATCGGCTGGCTTCCTTCATGACGTTGTTGAGGACACCGACGTAACGTTGGAAGATATGGAACGAGCATTTAATCAAGAGATTGCCATGCTGGTAGATGGTGTGACGAAGCTAGGAAAAATTAAATATAAATCTCATGAAGAACAACAGGCAGAAAATCACCGTAAAATGTTTGTTGCGATGGCAAAAGACATCCGCGTTATTCTAATTAAGTTAGCCGACCGTTTGCATAATATGAGAACGCTCAAACATTTGCCCCTTGAAAAGCAACAGCGAATTGCCACGGAAACTTTGGAGATTTTTGCGCCACTTGCGCATCGTCTTGGAATTAATACGATCAAATGGGAGCTTGAAGATACGTCATTACGCTATCTTAATCCCCAGCAGTATTATCGTATTGTTAACTTAATGAAGCGAAAGCGAGCGGAACGTGAAGAGTACCTAGAAACAGTAATGAAAGATATTCGTGAAAAATTAGATGATGTGTCTATTCATTCAGATATGTCAGGTCGACCTAAGCATATTTATAGCATTTATCGAAAAATGGTTATGCAAAATAAACAATTTAATGAAATTTATGATCTTCTTGCAGTTCGCGTGGTAGTGAATAGCATAAAAGATTGCTATGCTGTTCTCGGTATTATTCATACATGCTGGAAGCCAATGCCTGGTCGCTTCAAAGATTATATTGCAATGCCAAAAGCAAACTTGTATCAGTCTTTGCACACAACGGTTATTGGTCCTAAGGGCGATCCTCTTGAGGTGCAAATTCGTACGAAAGAGATGCACCGCATTGCCGAATATGGGATTGCCGCACATTGGGCTTATAAAGAGGGGGCCGAGGTAGCACCAGAAAATGCACCTTTAGAAAAAAAGCTGGCGTGGTTCCGGCAAATTGTAGAATGGCAAAAGGATGCTTCCAATGCGGAAGAATTTATGGAATCGTTAAAAATCGACTTGTTTTCAGACATGGTGTTTGTCTTTACACCAAAAGGTGATGTGATTGAGCTGCCGTTAGGCTCTGTTCCAATTGACTTTGCATATCGCATTCACTCTGAAATCGGCAGTAAAACAATTGGGGCTAAAATTAACGGGAAAATGGTACCGCTCGATTATAAGCTGAAGACAGGCGATATTGTTGAAATCTTAACATCTAAGCATTCGTATGGACCGAGTCAAGATTGGGTGAAGCTTGCCCAGACTTCTCATGCCAAAAATAAAATTCGCCAATTCTTTAAAAAACAGCGTCGTGAAGAGAATATCGAAAAAGGGAAAGAGCTTATTGAAAAAGAATTGCGCAACTTAGATTACGATTTAAAAGAGATATTAAGCGCAGATAATTTAAAGCGCGTAGCTGATAAATTTAATTTTCCGAATGATGAGGAAATGTATGCTGCGGTCGGATATAACGGTATTACGGCTGCACAAATTGTGACGAGATTAACAGATAAGTTTCGTAAAAAGCGTGAAGAAGAACAGCTACTAGAAGAAACAATGACGGAAGTTCGCAAGCCGATGAAAATTCGTAGGCGTGATTCTGGTATTAAAGTGAGCGGTGTAGACAACTTGCTAATTCGTGTTTCTAAATGCTGTAATCCTGTACCTGGTGATGATATCGTCGGATATATTACCAAAGGAAGAGGCGTTTCTATTCATCGTTCTGATTGTGTAAACATTCATACGGAAGAAGCGAAAGAGCGCTTATTGGATGTAGAATGGGAGAATGATCCGCAGAAGGAATTGGAGTATAATGTAGACATTGAGATATCTGGTTATGATCGCCGCGGCTTACTTAATGAAGTACTACAGGCGGTGAATGAGACGAAAACATATATTTCAGCCGTTTCTGGAAGAAGTGATCGCAATAAAATGGCGACTATCCATATGTCTATTTCTATTCAAAATGTCCATCATCTGCAGAAGGTGGTAGAACGAATCAAGCGTGTGCATGATATTTATGCCGTGCGCCGATTAATGCATTAA
- a CDS encoding adenine phosphoribosyltransferase translates to MDLKQYIAIVPDYPKEGIVFKDITPLMNDGAAYKAATDRIVEFAKEKKIDLVVGPEARGFIIGCPVSYALGVGFAPVRKEGKLPREVIKVDYGKEYGKDVLTIHKDAIRPGQRVLITDDLLATGGTIEATIKLVEELGGIVAGIAFLVELSYLDGRKAIGAYDVLTLMKY, encoded by the coding sequence ATGGACTTGAAACAATATATTGCGATTGTACCGGATTATCCGAAGGAAGGGATTGTCTTTAAAGACATCACCCCTTTAATGAATGACGGTGCAGCTTACAAAGCGGCAACAGACCGCATTGTAGAATTTGCCAAAGAAAAGAAAATCGACCTTGTGGTTGGACCGGAGGCACGTGGATTTATTATTGGCTGCCCGGTTTCTTATGCGTTGGGTGTAGGTTTTGCGCCTGTACGTAAAGAAGGCAAATTGCCACGTGAAGTGATTAAAGTAGATTACGGCAAAGAATATGGTAAGGACGTTTTAACCATTCACAAAGATGCAATTCGTCCAGGACAGCGCGTCTTAATTACGGATGATTTGCTTGCAACTGGGGGTACAATTGAAGCAACAATCAAACTTGTTGAAGAGCTTGGAGGCATTGTTGCTGGTATTGCATTCTTAGTTGAATTGTCTTACTTGGATGGTCGCAAAGCAATCGGTGCTTACGACGTATTAACATTAATGAAATACTAA
- the recJ gene encoding single-stranded-DNA-specific exonuclease RecJ has protein sequence MLQAKTRWRQKTGNEELIESLSHSLGLTPFVTALLVHRGLQTETAITNFLYTEKQDFHDPFLLQDMKKVTDRIYRAIKEQEPVLIFGDYDADGVSSTTVLYEALQELGAQVEFYIPNRFTEGYGPNEGAFRWAKEAGFSLIITVDTGISAVKEANLAKELGIDLIITDHHEPPPQLPDAYAIIHPKLDDYPFKELAGVGVAFKVAHALLGRVPEHLLEIAVIGTIADLVPLHGENRLLAKRGIEKLRQTKRPGLLALLQVANSNPKEANEETIGFTIGPRINAVGRLEDAAPAVHLLLTEDIEEAKGLAEEIDALNKQRQEIVKQIAQEAIQEVEELYPPEQNKVLVIAREGWNAGVVGIVASKLVERFYRPTIILSIDHDKGIAKGSARSIEGFDLFANLSDCRDILPHFGGHPMAAGMTLQLEDVDELRVRLNKLADIQLMPEDLLPVTEIDVTCQPRDITLSSIAEMSMLAPFGVGNPKPRLHIEDASLESIRQIGADGSHLKLTMRDEEVRLDGVGFGFGQAAEEISPISKVSIVGEASINEWNNVKKPQIMIADIAVTDWQLFDWRSMRNVEKHIAMLPKNQVKIVYFRSETLEKFSVGEYRDHLIPAAKARSHMEGNYIILLDMPPTTKHLQQMFINAFPARIYAVFYQEMQHTFSTIPTREHFKWYYSFLRQQAPFSIVKHGAQLCAHKGWSKDTVNFMTMVFFELEFVKIKDGVIFIAHQTQKRDLTESATYREKVNQLQLEKELVYSTYQQLKMWFQHMKDGSAHEEALR, from the coding sequence TTGTTACAAGCGAAAACGCGGTGGCGACAAAAGACCGGTAACGAGGAACTTATCGAGAGTCTTTCGCATTCTCTCGGTTTAACACCTTTTGTTACGGCATTGTTGGTCCACAGAGGATTACAAACAGAAACTGCAATTACAAATTTTTTGTATACAGAAAAGCAGGATTTTCATGATCCTTTTTTACTACAGGACATGAAAAAGGTAACAGACAGAATATACAGAGCTATTAAAGAGCAAGAACCTGTTTTGATATTTGGTGACTATGATGCAGATGGTGTAAGCAGTACCACGGTTTTATATGAAGCCTTGCAAGAGCTTGGCGCACAGGTCGAGTTTTATATTCCCAATCGCTTTACAGAAGGGTATGGACCGAACGAAGGTGCCTTTCGCTGGGCAAAAGAAGCAGGTTTTTCTCTCATCATCACGGTAGATACCGGAATTTCGGCAGTCAAAGAGGCAAATTTGGCGAAAGAACTTGGAATAGATCTTATCATTACAGATCACCATGAACCGCCACCACAGCTTCCGGATGCATATGCCATTATCCATCCAAAGCTCGATGATTATCCATTTAAAGAGCTAGCTGGTGTGGGTGTGGCGTTTAAGGTAGCGCATGCGTTGTTAGGACGTGTGCCGGAGCATTTACTCGAAATTGCGGTGATTGGTACAATTGCTGACCTTGTGCCCCTGCACGGCGAAAATCGTTTGCTTGCAAAGCGCGGGATTGAAAAGCTACGTCAAACAAAAAGACCGGGGCTTCTTGCGCTTTTACAAGTAGCAAATAGCAACCCAAAAGAAGCAAATGAAGAAACGATTGGTTTTACAATTGGTCCGCGTATTAACGCCGTTGGACGCCTAGAAGACGCTGCGCCTGCGGTTCATTTGCTTTTGACAGAAGATATAGAAGAAGCAAAAGGCTTAGCAGAAGAAATTGACGCATTAAATAAGCAAAGACAAGAGATTGTCAAGCAAATTGCACAGGAAGCAATACAAGAGGTAGAAGAGCTGTATCCACCTGAGCAAAATAAGGTGTTGGTGATTGCTCGTGAGGGCTGGAATGCCGGGGTTGTCGGCATTGTAGCGTCTAAGCTTGTAGAGCGCTTTTATCGACCAACCATTATACTGAGTATTGATCATGACAAAGGAATTGCCAAAGGATCGGCTCGAAGTATAGAAGGCTTTGATTTATTTGCAAATCTTTCTGATTGTCGTGATATCCTTCCGCATTTTGGAGGTCATCCGATGGCTGCAGGCATGACGTTGCAGTTAGAGGATGTTGATGAATTGCGAGTTCGCCTTAATAAGTTGGCAGACATACAACTGATGCCGGAAGATTTACTGCCAGTTACTGAAATTGATGTAACGTGTCAGCCGCGTGATATCACGCTGTCTTCGATTGCAGAAATGTCTATGCTGGCACCATTCGGAGTTGGAAACCCAAAACCAAGATTGCATATAGAAGATGCGTCATTAGAAAGTATCAGACAAATTGGTGCAGACGGTTCGCATTTAAAGCTTACAATGCGGGATGAAGAAGTGAGGCTTGACGGTGTTGGTTTTGGATTTGGGCAGGCTGCAGAGGAAATATCGCCGATTTCAAAAGTATCAATTGTTGGAGAGGCGTCTATAAATGAATGGAATAACGTAAAAAAGCCGCAAATTATGATTGCTGATATTGCAGTAACAGATTGGCAGTTATTTGACTGGCGCAGCATGAGAAATGTAGAAAAGCATATAGCCATGCTGCCTAAGAATCAAGTAAAAATTGTTTATTTTCGTTCGGAAACGCTTGAAAAGTTTTCGGTGGGCGAATATAGAGATCATCTGATTCCGGCTGCTAAAGCACGGTCACATATGGAAGGAAACTATATCATTTTATTGGATATGCCTCCTACAACTAAGCATTTACAGCAAATGTTTATAAACGCTTTTCCTGCACGTATTTATGCGGTTTTTTATCAAGAAATGCAGCATACTTTCAGTACAATTCCAACAAGAGAACATTTTAAATGGTATTATTCTTTTCTTCGTCAGCAAGCCCCTTTTTCAATTGTAAAGCATGGTGCACAGTTGTGTGCGCATAAAGGTTGGTCAAAAGATACAGTAAATTTTATGACAATGGTGTTTTTTGAATTAGAATTTGTTAAAATAAAAGATGGTGTGATTTTTATTGCTCATCAAACACAAAAACGAGATTTAACAGAATCGGCAACGTATCGCGAAAAAGTAAATCAATTACAACTTGAAAAAGAATTGGTATATTCCACGTATCAACAATTAAAAATGTGGTTTCAACATATGAAAGACGGTTCTGCACATGAGGAGGCACTTAGGTAA